The following are encoded together in the Leguminivora glycinivorella isolate SPB_JAAS2020 chromosome 18, LegGlyc_1.1, whole genome shotgun sequence genome:
- the LOC125235806 gene encoding uncharacterized protein LOC125235806, with protein sequence MGPKLDESSGSVPSNEASAQTPASEGSLARDTGDVFRVGIKVPPFWPEEPDIWFAQIEGQFDLQKITSDSTKFNYVISHLDNQHSRAVKDIIVKPPPERKYEKLKTELIRRLSDSKEKRIKQLMMHEELGERKPSEFLRHLQGLAGVSVDDDFMKNLWIGRLPHGIQTVLAGQPNTSTLEDLADLADRVNDLATAAPRVAAVSNPVPGSALSDLAREVAELRRELREMKMGHTRAPRSRASSSSRRDRSGSASRRRSQSNYRKYPVCWYHSKFGDQSTKCNRPCDYAAAENGKGGL encoded by the coding sequence ATGGGACCGAAACTGGACGAATCAAGTGGAAGTGTGCCTTCTAACGAGGCAAGTGCACAAACGCCTGCATCTGAAGGAAGCTTGGCGAGGGATACCGGCGATGTATTCAGGGTGGGCATTAAGGTGCCGCCATTTTGGCCGGAGGAACCGGACATTTGGTTCGCCCAAATAGAGGGCCAATTCGACTTGCAGAAAATAACAAGTGACTCGACGAAATTCAATTATGTTATAAGCCACTTAGATAACCAACATTCGCGAGCTGTGAAAGATATTATCGTCAAGCCACCTCCAGAGCGAAAATATGAAAAGCTGAAAACAGAATTAATACGGAGGTTAAGTGACTCGAAGGAAAAGAGGATCAAACAGCTAATGATGCACGAGGAGCTTGGAGAGAGGAAGCCGTCCGAGTTCCTGCGACACCTGCAGGGGCTGGCTGGCGTCAGCGTGGACGACGACTTCATGAAGAACTTGTGGATTGGCCGCCTGCCGCACGGGATCCAGACGGTGCTCGCCGGGCAGCCCAACACTTCGACGTTGGAAGACCTCGCAGACCTGGCCGACCGGGTCAACGACCTGGCCACCGCCGCGCCGAGGGTCGCCGCCGTCAGCAACCCAGTCCCCGGTTCGGCGTTAAGTGATCTCGCCCGGGAGGTCGCGGAGCTTCGGCGAGAGCTGCGCGAGATGAAGATGGGGCACACGAGAGCCCCCAGGTCCCGCGCGTCATCATCATCGCGACGCGACCGCAGCGGCTCTGCCTCTAGACGTCGTTCCCAGTCCAACTACAGGAAGTATCCAGTGTGCTGGTACCATAGCAAATTCGGAGACCAGTCGACCAAGTGCAACCGGCCGTGTGACTACGCCGCGGCGGAAAACGGGAAGGGCGGTCTGTAA
- the LOC125236014 gene encoding protein YIPF2 — MSSIKTGELLNFQDYSPEHNDRSARLEVEAVQSHQYTSSMSNPNYTYDEPRLNNEEPETPPQTNHNFWTIEYYQKYFDVHTHEVVERIISSVVPQKVSRDFDERIKGKPDLYGPIWISVTLIFTIAVSGNIASYLQSANKAVHWRYDFHLVSYAATAIFCYVWLVPIALWAALKWTTVSDGQDEIETQTSTTPTMMSLFCLYGYSLSIYIPVAILWTIQVSWLQWLFVLMATLVSGAVLIFWLMPALRKSKYYLLLIGSIIGFHFLLATGFMLYFFHVPSAHVVPTVAPSTVAP; from the exons atgtCCTCGATAAAGACAGGGGAGCTACTAAACTTTCAAGATTATTCACCAGAACACAATGATAGGAGTGCACGATTAGAAGTAGAGGCAGTGCAATCGCATCAATACACTAGCTCGATGTCAAACCCGAATTACACGTATGATGAACCTAGATTAAACAATGAAGAGCCTGAAACACCTCCACAAA caaaTCACAATTTCTGGACCATAGAGTATTATCAGAAATACTTTGATGTCCACACACATGAGGTGGTGGAGCGGATAATATCTTCAGTGGTGCCGCAGAAAGTGTCCCGTGACTTTGATGAGAGGATCAAGGGCAAACCCGACTTGTATGGGCCAATATGGATATCTGTTACTTTG ATCTTCACAATAGCAGTAAGCGGCAACATAGCCAGCTACCTCCAATCCGCCAACAAGGCCGTTCACTGGCGCTATGATTTCCACCTTGTCTCGTACGCCGCCACGGCTATCTTCTGCTATGTGTGGCTGGTGCCTATTGCATTGTGGGCCGCTCTCAAGTGGACCACGGTGTCAGATGGACAGGATGAGATTGAGACTCAG aCCTCAACAACACCAACCATGATGTCTCTCTTCTGTCTCTACGGCTACTCCCTCTCCATTTACATCCCCGTGGCCATCCTCTGGACCATCCAAGTCTCCTGGCTGCAATGGCTCTTCGTCCTCATGGCCACCTTGGTTTCCGGAGCAGTCCTCATCTTCTGGCTCATGCCCGCTTTAAGAAAATCCAAGTACTACTTATTGTTGATAGGATCGATCATTGGATTTCACTTCTTATTGGCCACTGGGTTTATGCTGTACTTCTTTCATGTGCCGAGTGCGCACGTGGTGCCGACGGTCGCTCCGTCGACGGTGGCGCCGTAA